From Pseudoxanthomonas sp. YR558, the proteins below share one genomic window:
- a CDS encoding amidohydrolase, with translation MLRAHRLFAALFVATVSLAGTDAARAQDATAFAALERAQPQLVEWRRDLHQHPELGEQETRTAKRVADHLRSLGLTVRTGVGKTGVVAVLKGAKPGPRVALRADMDALPVTEQTHLPFASKVKAEYRGQPVGVMHACGHDAHVAILMGVAQALVAAKNELAGEVMFVFQPAEEGPPVAGAVFGAALMLQDGVFKDFTPDAVFGLHVWAGLPVGSVGYRSGPLLAAADEWSLVVKGKQTHGSRPWDGVDPITLGAQILLGTQSMIARQVNIATSPVVLTAGQFQAGVRFNIIPDEATLVGTLRTFDPTVREDVIARFRRIADDYAHASGGSAELKVANNAPATINQPALTQRVRPSLEKAVGAANVVEMPLVTVAEDFSQFANTVPGFYFFVGSTSKGIDPATAPINHSPQFLLDEQALQTGSQAMLQVALDYLRSP, from the coding sequence ATGCTTCGCGCCCATCGTTTGTTCGCCGCCCTGTTCGTCGCCACCGTCTCGCTGGCAGGTACGGACGCAGCGCGGGCGCAGGACGCCACGGCTTTCGCGGCGCTGGAGCGCGCGCAACCCCAGCTCGTGGAGTGGCGGCGCGACCTCCACCAGCATCCCGAACTCGGCGAACAGGAAACGCGCACCGCCAAGCGGGTCGCCGATCATCTGCGCTCGCTGGGCCTCACGGTGCGTACCGGCGTCGGCAAGACCGGCGTGGTCGCCGTGCTGAAAGGCGCAAAGCCCGGCCCGCGCGTCGCCCTGCGCGCCGACATGGACGCGCTGCCGGTTACCGAACAGACCCACCTGCCCTTCGCCTCGAAGGTGAAAGCCGAGTACCGCGGCCAGCCGGTCGGCGTGATGCACGCCTGCGGCCACGATGCGCACGTCGCGATCCTGATGGGCGTGGCGCAGGCGCTGGTCGCCGCGAAGAACGAACTCGCCGGCGAAGTGATGTTCGTGTTCCAGCCGGCGGAAGAAGGCCCGCCGGTCGCGGGCGCGGTCTTCGGCGCGGCACTGATGCTGCAGGACGGCGTGTTCAAGGACTTCACCCCCGATGCCGTGTTCGGCCTGCATGTGTGGGCCGGCCTGCCGGTAGGCAGCGTGGGCTACCGCAGCGGTCCGTTGCTCGCGGCGGCCGACGAGTGGTCGCTGGTGGTGAAGGGCAAGCAGACGCATGGTTCGCGGCCGTGGGACGGCGTGGACCCGATCACCCTCGGCGCACAGATCCTGCTGGGTACGCAGAGCATGATCGCGCGACAGGTGAACATCGCCACCAGCCCGGTAGTGCTGACCGCGGGTCAGTTCCAGGCCGGTGTGCGCTTCAACATCATTCCGGACGAGGCGACCTTGGTCGGCACGCTGCGCACGTTCGACCCGACCGTGCGCGAAGACGTGATCGCGCGTTTCCGCCGCATCGCCGACGACTACGCGCACGCCAGTGGCGGCAGCGCCGAGCTGAAGGTCGCCAACAACGCGCCTGCCACCATCAACCAGCCTGCGCTCACCCAGCGTGTGCGACCGTCGCTGGAAAAGGCGGTAGGCGCGGCGAACGTGGTCGAGATGCCGTTGGTGACCGTGGCCGAAGACTTCTCGCAGTTCGCCAACACCGTGCCCGGTTTCTACTTCTTCGTCGGCTCGACGTCGAAGGGGATCGATCCGGCCACCGCACCGATCAATCATTCGCCGCAATTCCTGCTCGATGAACAAGCGCTGCAGACCGGCAGCCAGGCGATGCTGCAGGTGGCGCTGGATTACCTGCGCTCGCCGTAG
- a CDS encoding TSUP family transporter: MPDLALQVLLLLFLAAMLAGFIDAIAGGGGMITIPAMLLAGIPPLQVLGTNKLQSLFGSGSASWAYARHGHVDLKGQLPMVLTAGLGAVGGALLATVIPVDWLKWALPFLLVGIAVYFGLKPDIGHVDRHQRMRPQVFALTFVPAIGFYDGVFGPGTGSFLMLGFVALAGFGILKATAHTKFLNFGSNLGAFGVFLLHGAVLWKIGLLMGAGQFLGAQLGSRFAMKQGARIIKPLLVTVSIALAIRLLADPQHPLLLWLGV, from the coding sequence ATGCCCGATCTCGCCCTGCAGGTGCTCCTGCTGCTGTTCCTCGCCGCGATGCTGGCGGGCTTCATCGATGCCATCGCCGGTGGCGGTGGCATGATCACCATTCCCGCCATGCTGCTGGCCGGCATCCCGCCGCTGCAGGTGTTGGGCACCAACAAGCTGCAGTCGCTGTTCGGCTCGGGCTCGGCGAGTTGGGCCTACGCGCGCCATGGACACGTCGACCTCAAGGGCCAGCTGCCGATGGTGCTGACCGCGGGGTTGGGCGCCGTCGGGGGCGCATTGCTGGCCACGGTCATCCCGGTGGACTGGTTGAAGTGGGCGCTGCCGTTCCTGCTGGTCGGCATCGCGGTGTACTTCGGCCTGAAGCCCGACATCGGCCACGTGGACCGGCACCAGCGCATGCGCCCGCAGGTGTTCGCGCTGACCTTCGTCCCGGCGATCGGCTTCTACGACGGCGTGTTCGGCCCGGGCACCGGCTCGTTCCTGATGCTGGGCTTCGTCGCGCTGGCCGGCTTCGGCATCCTCAAGGCCACCGCGCACACCAAGTTCCTCAACTTCGGCTCCAACCTTGGCGCGTTCGGCGTGTTCCTGCTGCACGGCGCGGTGTTGTGGAAGATCGGCCTGCTGATGGGCGCAGGCCAGTTCCTTGGCGCGCAGCTGGGTTCGCGTTTCGCGATGAAGCAGGGCGCGCGGATCATCAAGCCGCTGCTGGTGACCGTGTCGATCGCGCTGGCGATCCGCCTGCTGGCGGACCCGCAGCATCCGTTGCTTCTCTGGTTGGGTGTGTAG
- a CDS encoding M20 family metallopeptidase, producing the protein MRHARPLAVSLLALACALPAAAQDAAPTQRPEVAAAGKAVQQQVIDWRRHFHQYPELSNREEQTSKRVAEELRKLGLQPRTGIARHGITAVIKGGKPGPRIALRADMDALPVTERNSLPFASKATSTYRGETVGVMHACGHDAHTGILLGVAKALVGMKDTLPGEVLLVFQPAEEGAPAGEEGGAELMLKEGVFKDFKPEAVFGLHVFSSIPAGQIGVRQGPLMAASDSFTLKVIGRQTHGSRPWGGVDPIVAMADVIGTTQTIVSRRTDISKLPAVVSFGAIKGGIRYNIIPDDVEVVGTIRTFDEGMRQKIFADLKNVATHVSAAHGAKVEASVPDNDGNPVTVNNPELTAQMLPSLQAVVGADNVITPGLQMGAEDFSFYAREVPSMFFFVGSTAKGIDPVTAPSNHSPEFMLDESSLDIGLRALLQVTLDYLEKPKG; encoded by the coding sequence ATGCGCCACGCACGTCCTCTCGCCGTTTCCCTGCTCGCCCTCGCCTGCGCCCTGCCCGCCGCCGCGCAGGATGCCGCGCCCACGCAACGGCCGGAAGTCGCCGCCGCAGGCAAGGCCGTGCAGCAGCAGGTGATCGACTGGCGCCGGCACTTCCACCAGTACCCGGAACTGTCCAACCGCGAGGAGCAGACGTCAAAGCGCGTGGCTGAGGAACTGCGCAAGCTGGGCCTGCAGCCGCGCACCGGCATCGCGCGCCACGGCATCACCGCGGTGATCAAGGGCGGCAAGCCCGGCCCGCGCATCGCGCTGCGCGCCGACATGGACGCGCTGCCGGTCACCGAGCGCAACAGCCTGCCGTTCGCATCGAAGGCGACATCGACCTACCGCGGCGAGACCGTCGGCGTGATGCATGCGTGTGGCCACGACGCGCATACCGGCATCCTGCTGGGCGTGGCGAAGGCGTTGGTCGGCATGAAGGACACGCTGCCGGGCGAAGTGCTGCTGGTGTTCCAGCCCGCCGAGGAAGGCGCGCCGGCCGGCGAGGAAGGCGGCGCGGAGCTGATGTTGAAGGAGGGCGTGTTCAAGGACTTCAAGCCCGAGGCGGTGTTCGGCCTGCACGTGTTCTCGTCGATTCCGGCCGGCCAGATCGGCGTGCGCCAGGGCCCGCTGATGGCGGCCTCCGACAGCTTCACCCTGAAGGTCATCGGCCGGCAGACGCATGGCTCGCGGCCGTGGGGCGGCGTGGACCCGATCGTCGCGATGGCCGACGTCATCGGCACCACGCAGACCATCGTCAGTCGCCGCACCGACATCTCCAAGTTGCCCGCGGTGGTCAGCTTCGGCGCGATCAAGGGCGGCATCCGCTACAACATCATCCCCGACGACGTCGAAGTGGTCGGCACCATCCGCACCTTCGACGAAGGCATGCGGCAGAAGATCTTCGCCGACCTGAAGAACGTCGCCACCCACGTCAGCGCCGCGCACGGCGCGAAGGTGGAAGCCAGCGTGCCCGACAACGACGGCAATCCCGTCACCGTCAACAACCCCGAGCTCACCGCGCAGATGCTGCCCAGCCTGCAGGCGGTGGTGGGCGCGGACAACGTCATCACCCCGGGCCTGCAGATGGGCGCGGAGGACTTCTCGTTCTATGCGCGCGAAGTGCCGTCAATGTTCTTCTTCGTCGGCAGCACGGCCAAGGGCATCGATCCGGTCACCGCACCGAGCAACCACTCGCCGGAGTTCATGCTGGACGAATCCTCACTCGACATCGGCCTGCGCGCGCTGCTGCAGGTGACGCTGGATTACCTGGAAAAGCCGAAGGGCTGA
- a CDS encoding YchJ family metal-binding protein gives MNLCPCGTGRDYAACCGRYHGGEPAPDAEALMRSRYSAFVTGDADYLRATWHPDTRPADLGLDAPGAPRTTWLSLSVKQHRVTGSDTAEVEFVARYRSGGGSAVRLHERSRFIRSDGRWFYVDGEHR, from the coding sequence ATGAACCTCTGTCCCTGCGGCACCGGTCGCGACTACGCCGCCTGCTGCGGCCGCTATCACGGCGGTGAGCCTGCGCCCGACGCCGAAGCGCTGATGCGCTCGCGCTACAGCGCTTTCGTCACCGGCGATGCCGATTACCTGCGCGCCACCTGGCATCCCGACACCCGTCCGGCCGATCTCGGCCTGGATGCGCCCGGCGCGCCGCGCACCACCTGGCTCAGCCTGTCGGTGAAGCAGCACCGCGTCACCGGGTCGGATACCGCCGAGGTCGAATTCGTCGCCCGCTACCGCAGCGGGGGCGGCAGCGCCGTGCGCCTGCACGAACGCAGCCGCTTCATCCGCAGCGACGGACGCTGGTTTTACGTGGATGGCGAGCATCGCTGA
- the folE gene encoding GTP cyclohydrolase I FolE, whose product MSHSDDNPGKVTQAQAEDAVRVLLEWAGEDPTREGLLDTPKRVAKAYRDWFSGYQMDPREYLARTFEEVAGYDEMIVLRDIEFESHCEHHMAPIIGRAHVGYLPDGKVVGISKLARVVDVYARRFQVQEKMTAQIAQCIQDVLQPRGVAVVVDGAHECMTTRGVHKRGVSMVTSKMLGTFREDARTRAEFLRFIETGHGKR is encoded by the coding sequence ATGAGCCATTCCGACGATAACCCCGGCAAGGTCACCCAGGCGCAGGCCGAGGACGCGGTCCGCGTGCTGCTGGAATGGGCGGGCGAGGATCCGACGCGTGAAGGGTTGCTGGATACGCCGAAGCGCGTGGCCAAGGCCTACCGCGACTGGTTCAGCGGTTACCAGATGGATCCGCGTGAGTACCTAGCGCGCACCTTCGAGGAAGTCGCCGGCTACGACGAGATGATCGTGCTGCGCGACATCGAATTCGAAAGCCATTGCGAGCACCACATGGCGCCGATCATCGGACGCGCGCACGTGGGCTACCTGCCCGATGGCAAGGTGGTCGGCATCAGCAAGCTGGCGCGCGTGGTGGATGTGTATGCGCGTCGCTTCCAGGTGCAGGAAAAGATGACCGCGCAGATCGCGCAGTGCATTCAGGACGTGCTGCAGCCGCGTGGCGTCGCCGTGGTCGTCGACGGCGCGCACGAATGCATGACCACCCGTGGCGTGCACAAACGCGGCGTCAGCATGGTGACCAGCAAGATGCTGGGCACCTTCCGCGAAGATGCGCGCACCCGCGCCGAGTTCCTGCGCTTCATCGAGACGGGCCACGGCAAGCGTTGA
- a CDS encoding S41 family peptidase — MTLRLRFAALACALLVFTASAHAADAVLDKVIALARTQALNGDQPDWPAVEREAYARLAATPGEDGRTAAIRFVLASLKERHSVYFPPRTAAASANTGTTRPQASSAVPATPLPIALAHTDEGAIGRLTINSWSGDQQAAVGATHLVRNALNEALSAGRCGLIIDVASNMGGSMWPMMGGIAPLYDEGILEYFERRDGTRTPIRRRNDQVLNGDVARSAIDLPPLERQPPHIAVILGPKTMSSGEILAIGFKGQRNVRFFGRPTGGYTTSNSSIPLENGGMLALTTARILDRSGAVQHGPVLPDEVTDQPLDAARAWLQAQCAGR; from the coding sequence ATGACGCTCCGCCTCCGTTTCGCTGCACTCGCATGCGCCTTACTCGTCTTCACTGCCTCGGCCCATGCCGCGGACGCCGTGCTCGACAAGGTGATCGCGCTGGCACGCACGCAGGCCCTCAATGGCGACCAGCCCGACTGGCCCGCGGTCGAGCGCGAAGCCTATGCACGCCTGGCCGCCACGCCCGGCGAGGATGGCCGCACTGCGGCGATCCGCTTCGTGCTGGCGTCGCTGAAGGAACGGCATTCGGTGTACTTCCCCCCGCGGACCGCCGCTGCCTCGGCGAACACAGGTACGACACGGCCGCAGGCTTCGAGCGCCGTGCCCGCCACCCCCCTCCCTATCGCCCTCGCGCACACGGACGAAGGTGCCATCGGACGCCTGACGATCAACAGTTGGAGCGGCGACCAGCAAGCGGCCGTGGGGGCGACCCACTTGGTGCGAAACGCACTCAATGAGGCGCTTTCAGCCGGGCGCTGTGGCCTGATCATCGACGTGGCGTCCAACATGGGGGGCAGCATGTGGCCGATGATGGGCGGTATTGCACCGCTCTACGATGAAGGCATCCTGGAATACTTCGAGCGACGCGACGGCACGCGCACGCCGATCCGACGCCGTAACGACCAAGTGCTCAACGGCGATGTCGCCCGCTCCGCGATCGATCTCCCGCCCCTCGAACGTCAGCCCCCGCACATCGCCGTGATCCTCGGGCCCAAGACGATGAGCTCCGGCGAGATCCTTGCCATCGGTTTCAAGGGTCAGCGCAATGTGCGCTTCTTCGGCCGTCCCACGGGCGGGTATACGACATCCAACAGCAGCATTCCGCTGGAGAACGGCGGGATGCTGGCACTGACCACGGCGCGCATCCTCGACCGCAGCGGTGCGGTCCAGCACGGGCCGGTGCTACCCGATGAAGTGACCGATCAGCCTCTGGACGCCGCGCGCGC